A window of the Cutaneotrichosporon cavernicola HIS019 DNA, chromosome: 6 genome harbors these coding sequences:
- the ESF2 gene encoding uncharacterized protein (pre-rrna-processing protein esf2): MPAERTTRTKPRAKTYALPPIAGAGDDADVHAARTVTVGAIEDKEGKGEGEEDAPVDKVKSAKKKGKKTAGIVYISRLPPGMTPHKVRHLMAKWGEVGRVYAQRRDAVTGYNPDHHKKKERHKSADFTEAWVEFLDKSVGKTVAQMLNAQVIGGKKGDRWRDDIWTMRYLSGFKWEMLGEQVAYERQVHQSRVRAEMQRSRTEQNAYLQNVELARVLKKRADRAEEKQEGAKEGPKEKEKDKGKDKAKRAYRQREVVDKAHGLAAKGMDDVLGSLF; encoded by the exons atgccCGCAGAACGCACGACCCGCACCAAACCCAGGGCGAAGACGTACGCGCTCCCTCCGATCGCTGGggctggcgacgacgcggacgTTCACGCGGCACGTACAGTCACGGTTGGAGCGATTGAAGACAAGGAAGGGaaaggggaaggggaagaggatgcGCCGGTGGACAAGGTGAAGAgcgccaagaagaagggcaagaagacGGCGGGAATTGTTTACATCTCCCGCTTGCCGCCTGGGATGACACCGCATAAGGTGCGGCATCTTATGGCCAAGTGGGGTGAAGTGGGGCGGGTTTATGCGCAGCGGCGCGATG CCGTGACGGGGTATAATCCCGACCACCAtaagaagaaggagaggcATAAGAGTGCAGACTTCACCGAGGCTTGGGTCGAGTTTCTGGATAAGAGCGTGGGGAAGACCGTGGCGCAGATGTTGAATGCGCAAGTCATTGGAGGGAAGAAGGGTGATCG ATGGCGCGACGATATTTGGACAATGCGATACCTCTCCGGTTTCAAGTGGGAGATGCTGGGTGAACAGGTCGCATACGAGCGGCAGGTACACCAGTCGCGCGTGCGGGCCGAGATGCagcgctcgcgcaccgAGCAGAACGCGTACCTCCAGaacgtcgagcttgcgcgcgtgctcaagaagcgcgcGGATCGGGCCGAAGAGAAGCAGGAGGGGGCCAAGGAGGGGCCCAAGGAGAAAgagaaggacaagggcaaggacaaggcgAAGCGCGCGTACCGCCAACGCGAAGTTGTGGACAAGGCGCACGGGCTCGCGGCCAAGGGAATGGACGATGTGCTGGGGAGCTTGTTCTAG
- a CDS encoding uncharacterized protein (KR domain): MAAQFTPPASFAVDDLFSVAGRTVVITGGGTGLGKAIANAYVTNGAKVFISGRRTEVLDAAVQLIKPQAGKGGDIVAVPGDVSTKAGCKKLYDDIAKLTDVVDVLVNCAGVMKHYRSPTSDVDNIEAVAKMLWEGCEDDDFNYTNQININGVYFTTVAFIPLLMKSDLKSVVVIASIAGHILQRAVGSVSYGASKAGTMHTANLLAGRLSPAKIRVNTICPGIFPSEMTGVSASEGGHKYDISKGAEMAAARCVVGRPGMPHEIVGPVMLLGSRAGSYMDGATLVVDGGRALSAGMNEGVRIKEELIIN, from the exons ATGGCCGCACAGTTCACCCCTCCCGCATCGttcgccgtcgacgacctcttCTCCGTTGCTGGTCGC accGTCGTCATCACCGGCGGTGGTACCGGCCTCGGAAAGG ccatCGCCAACGCATACGTCACGAACGGCGCCAAGGTGTTCATCTCGGGACGCCGTaccgaggtcctcgacgccgctgtccagctcatcaagcCCCAGGCTGGCAAGGGCGGTGACATTGTTGC TGTGCCGGGTGACGTGTCGACTAAGGCGGGATGCAAGAAGCTGTACGATGACATTGCCAAGCTCActgacgtcgtcgacgtgctcgTCAACTGCGCCGGTGTTATGAAGCACTACCGCAGCCCCACTTCCGATGTCGACAACA tcgaggccgtcgccaAGATGCTCTGGGAGGGCTgtgaggacgacgacttcAACTATACCAACCAGA tcAACATTAACGGCGTCTACTTCACCACCGTCGCCTTCATCCCCCTCCTGATGAAGTCGGACCTCAAGTCGGTTGTGGTCATCGCTTCGATCGCCGGGCACATCCTGCAGCGCGCCGTCGGAAGCGTATCCTACGGCGCCTCCAAGGCTGGAACAATGCACACCGCCAACCTCCTGGCCGGCCGCCTGTCGCCTGCCAAGATCCGAGTTAACACTATCTGCCCCGGCATCTTCCCGTCCGAGATGACGGGCGTATCCGCCTCCGAGGGTGGACACAAGTACGACATTAGCAAGGGGGCGGAGATGGCTGCTGCGCGCTGTGTCGTGGGCCGTCCGGGAATGCCGCACGAGATCGTCGGACCTGTCATGCTCCTCGGTTCGAGGGCCGGGTCGTACATGGACGGCGCGACGCTTGTTGTCGACGGAGGGCGCGCTCTGTCGGCTGGTATGAATGAGGGTGTGCGTATCAAGGAGGAACTTATTATCAACTAG
- the CSM3 gene encoding uncharacterized protein (Replication Fork Protection Component Swi3): MSLTDLFSADSPPPDSPPPTPPRPRGEALFLDGASTPSHTPLKRRYGDFNDEDGPLSPSQEMEDFDLERAVTRAGNDGRSEVRLPDPNVEGIAPRAIAELFDDPLAMQDPLALGGSTEEAPKRSRVRAKVDADRLLGSRGLPALMSATRRFKVKGKGHEVRRGIAELTKTSDLSRLMDTYQIWAHGMFPRGEFAFTIERTEKVCRSVRMVNAIKGLRDEFHPPPRSPTPDPEDGENNIGGGGGQESLGAFIEGEEESLGDESFRYAPGPETLAADRRPLFAPGPDVDVDVDEDELAAMAEMERETGESLAVETRRETRVDFGDEPPAFDEEEEW; this comes from the exons ATGAGCCTCACGGACCTCTTCAGCGCCGACTCGCCTCCGCCCGACTCTCCcccgccaaccccaccgCGACCAAGAGGCGAAGCACtgttcctcgacggcgcATCTACGCCCAGCCATACCCCACTCAAGCGGCGATACGGCGATTTCAACGATGAGGATGGGCCGCTCTCGCCAAGTcaggagatggaggactttgacctcgagcgcgccgtAACTCGAGCCGGCAACGATGGGAGGTCGGAAGTACGCCTCCCTGATCCAAACGTGGAGGGGAttgcgccgcgcgccatcgccgagctctTCGACGATCCGCTGGCCATGCAGGATCCCCTCGCTTTGGGTGGATCGACAGAGGAAGCGCCAAAACGATCGCGAGTTCGGGCCAAGGTCGATGCGGATCGTCTCCTTGGATCACGTGGATTGCCAGCGCTTATGAGCGCGACACGGAGGTTCAAAGTCAAGGGCAAAGGTCATGAGGTGAGACGTGGTATTGCCGAGCTGACCAAGACATCCGACCTGAGCCGACTCATGGACACGTACCAGATCTGGGCACATGGCATGTTTCCCCGCGGCGAGTTTGCATTCACCATCGAGCGGACGGAGAAGGTGTGCCGCAGCGTCCGCATGGTC AACGCCATTAAGGGGTTGCGCGACGAGTTCCACCCGCCCCCGCGGTCGCCTACTCCGGATCCAGAGGATGGCGAGAATAACAttgggggtggtgggggacAGGAGTCGCTTGGCGCGTTCattgagggtgaggaggagagcttGGGCGACGAGTCGTTCCGGTACGCACCAGGGCCGGAGACGCTGGCTGCGGATCGACGGCCGCTCTTCGCACCGGGGCCGGACGTGGATGTGgacgtggacgaggacgaacTCGCGGCCATGGCTGAAATGGAGCGGGAGACGGGGGAGAGCTTGGCAGTCGAGACGCGGCGGGAGACGAGGGTGGACTTTGGCGATGAGCCGCCTGCgtttgacgaggaggaggagtggtAG
- the ARG1 gene encoding uncharacterized protein (Arginosuccinate synthase), translated as MPADKKGKVLLAYSGGLDTSCILAWLIDEGYEVAAFMADVGQEEDFEAARKKAMDCGAVGFFLEDLKKEFIEELIYPAVQANAIYEGVYLLGTSLARPVIARGMMEVAKREGCDFVSHGCTGKGNDQVRFELAFYGLDPSIKVVAPWRDPVFYNRFAGRSALIEYAAEKGIPVTQTQAKPWSTDENLFHISYEAGILEDPDTTPPDDMWKLTTSPQKAPDVPELVQIEFTKGLPTKVTYPKDGTVVTDPVEIFLSLNACARRNGVGRVDIVENRFIGVKSRGCYESPGATILRVAHMDLEGMTLDRNVRALRDQFITIELSKILYNGFYFSPESDFVRAAIPASQKTVNGIVRLAVYKGNVIVQGRDADEGLYDAKFSSMDELGGFEPTATSGFIEIESIRIKAWGNANKKRGQAGLSPKDVYHRV; from the exons ATGCCCGCTGACAAGAAGGGAAAGGTTCTCCTCGCCTACTCTGGTGGTCTCG ACACCTCGTGCATCCTCGCATGGCTCATTGACGAGGGCTACGAGGTCGCTGCCTTCATGGCCGACGTtggccaggaggaggacttTGAGGCTGCGCGCAAGAAGGCCATGGACTGCGGTGCCGTCGGCTtcttcctcgaggacctcaagaaggagttcatcgaggagctcatCTACC CCGCCGTCCAGGCCAACGCCATCTACGAGGGCGTCTACCTTCTCGGCACGTCGCTTGCTCGTCCCGTCATTGCCCGCGGCATGATGGAGGTCGCTAAGCGTGAGGGCTGCGACTTTGTCTCGCACGGTTGCACTGGCAAGGGCAATGACCAGGTCCGCTTCGAGCTTGCCTTCTACGGCCTCGACCCTTCGATCAAGGTCGTTGCTCCTTGGCGCGACCCCGTGTTCTACAACCGCTTCGCTGGTCGCTCGGCGCTCATCGAGTACGCTGCGGAGAAGGGTATCCCCGTCACCCAGACGCAGGCCAAGCCCTGGTCGACCGACGAGAACCTCTTCCACATCTCTTACGAGGCCGGTATTCTCGAGGACCCCGACACCACTCCCCCCGACGACATGTGGAAGCTCACCACGTCGCCCCAGAAGGCGCCCGACGTtcccgagctcgtccagaTCGAGTTCACCAAGGGTCTCCCCACCAAGGTCACCTACCCCAAGGACGGCACTGTTGTTACTGACCCGGTTGAGATCTTCCTCTCGCTCAACGCCTGCGCTCGCCGTAACGGTGTTGGCCGTGTCGACATTGTGGAGAACCGCTTCATTGGCGTCAAGTCGCGTGGCTGCTACGAGTCGCCTGGCGCCACCATCCTCCGTGTTGCCCACATGGACCTCGAGGGCATGACGCTTGACCGCAAcgtccgcgccctccgTGACCAGTTCATTACCATTGAGCTGTCCAAGATTCTCTACAACGGCTTCTACTTTTCGCCCGAGAGCGACTTTGTTCGCGCCGCCATCCCTGCCTCGCAGAAGACGGTTAACGGTAtcgtccgcctcgccgtctACAAGGGCAACGTCATCGTCCAGGGCCGTGACGCTGACGAGGGCCTTTACGACGCCAAGTTTTCGTcgatggacgagcttggTGGCTTTGAGCCGACCGCCACCTCGGGCTTTATCGAGATTGAGAGCATCCGCATCAAGGCCTGGGGCAACGCCAACAAGAAGCGTGGCCAGGCCGGTCTCAGCCCCAAGGACGTGTACCACCGTGTTTAA
- a CDS encoding uncharacterized protein (Homeodomain) has translation MSGVTYGHPGANGGEYVFVAPNGQQMAYAQPGQGVGIPGAMPPQLVQQQSAGTYMTTGGPSMRKTVEGIPQIHVQQQLAQQQQQQQHTVQQTPSMVGGGVPMATAHSVPLLQHHFPVQTGPPAQAYPPGVGVPLEYYQTALHPQQTVGFPHLTATHVPDFRFGGPQYVVESNWHGEGEWDGEYEENGGAVLYGNLEVKHRRRTTPEQLRVLEHYFSINPRPDNQLREFLAGELGITKRNVQVWFQNRRAKIKNQEKAREAAAQEAKNKEAAAAAAAVTANSSDSTAGTKTEPATPEEWPKPRFYPVSKRAVDTDPPNIILCVDKVAMGRRVSLAGGDVASIETWARQRRQQLATTLNTSSSASPANSPMGMAAAARRSSQPYPTQIITHHEDIVTPSRSALPSPKVSPNGRMPQQLLLTAMRNNTMRRASMPGGAQLISVTTFTPPRTINTHPVGSNSTPLRTSGAGVGVFVTPPGIDQSLLNMQHDSQLQYQLNPSDMPFSPNSPLPNPGFTFGGTPSGPINNDNSVYTSMSTTPVLSNSTVDPNHALFMALQRGRLASLASVHSVASNATDATSTCDGSDGDWAPLNPPGFDPDLRRASAPADLLHNIGLLGISSAGSQAMSQVSSANSTQSMTMRPSPLASYNQGYDQQHMQMTSSTPTLGGGPYIPTHETSPSTVTGSNAPSEGPSPSALHSHTTMFGGPTLMPPPPLPQRQTYTTLPQFELEAVPDLPEPSAYTLPSEGNDSLSDFDLGFDFSSDDKDQFSFLADLSGGDDPINVIV, from the exons ATGTCCGGAGTGACATACGGCCATCCCGGCGCCAATGGCGGCGAGTACGTCTTTGTCGCACCCAACGGCCAACAGATGGCCTACGCGCAGCCAGGACAAGGCGTTGGCATCCCAGGTGCTATGCCACCCCAGCTTGTACAGCAGCAGTCAGCCGGTACATACATGACAACCGGCGGACCGTCCATGCGCAAGACTGTGGAAGGTATCCCCCAGATCCACGTCCAGCAGCAACTGGCtcagcagcaacagcaacaacaacacACGGTACAACAGACGCCGTCGATGGTCGGAGGTGGTGTGCCAATGGCTACAGCGCACTCGGTTCCACTATTGCAGCACCATTTTCCAGTCCAGACCGGCCCACCTGCCCAGGCTTATCCCCCAGGTGTGGGTGTGCCCCTCGAGTACTATCAGACTGCGCTCCACCCACAACAGACTGTTGGCTTCCCCCATTTGACGGCTACCCACGTGCCCGACTTCCGGTTCGGCGGCCCCCAGTATGTCGTTGAATCTAACTGgcatggcgagggcgagtgggacgGCGAATACGAAGAGAATGGTGGGGCAGTCCTTTACGGAAACCTCGAG GTTAAGCACCGGCGGCGGACTACTCCAGAGCAGCTCAGAGTCTTGGAGCACTACTTCAGCATCAACCCTCGGCCAGACAACCAGCTGCGCGAATTCTTGGCTGGCGAATTGGGCATCACCAAACGCAATGTTCAGGTGTGGTTCCAAAATCG TCGTGCCAAGATCAAGAACCAGGAGAAGGCTAGAGAGGCGGCCGCGCAAGAGGCAAAAAACAAggaggctgcggcggcggcggcggccgtgaCTGCCAACTCGAGCGACAGCACGGCTGGCACCAAGACCGAACCAGCTACTCCTGAAGAA TGGCCGAAGCCACGTTTCTATCCCGTCAGTAAGCGCGCAGTCGACACCGACCCGCCCAACATCATCCTCTG TGTCGACAAGGTGGCCATGGGGCGTCGTGTCTCTCTAGCTGgtggcgacgtcgcctcCATTGAGACATGGGCTAGGCAACGAAGGCAGCAGCTTGCGACGACGCTCaacacgtcgtcgtcggcgtcgcctgCCAATTCCCCCATGGGAATGGCTGCGGCAGCGCGCCGGAGCAGCCAGCCGTATCCGACCCAGATCATTACCCACCATGAGGATATTGTGACGCCGTCGCGGTCTGCACTACCGAGCCCAAAGGTCTCTCCTAATGGGCGGATGCCGCAGCAGCTCTTACTCACGGCGATGCGCAACAACACGATGCGTCGTGCCTCAATGCCTGGCGGGGCGCAGTTAATCTCTGTTACGACTTTTACGCCTCCTCGCACGATCAACACCCATCCTGTTGGCAGTAACTCGACTC CTCTGCGCACGTCCGGCGCGGGTGTTGGGGTGTTCGTCACACCACCGGGCATAGACCAATCGCTGCTGAACATGCAGCACGACTCGCAGCTGCAGTACCAGCTTAACCCCAGCGACATGCCGTTCTCGCCCAACTCGCCCTTGCCAAACCCTGGCTTCACGTTTGGTGGTACGCCGTCCGGGCCGATCAACAACGACAATAGCGTATACACAtccatgtcgacgacgcccgTGCTCTCGAACTCTACCGTGGACCCGAACCACGCACTCTTCATGGCTCTGCAGCGCGGTCGCCTGGCTTCTTTGGCGTCTGTCCACTCGGTCGCGAGCAATGCGACCGACGCGACCTCTACGTGCGATGGCAGCGATGGCGACTGGGCACCGCTTAATCCGCCCGGGTTCGACCCAGACCTCCGTCGCGCGTCTGCACCTGCGGACCTGCTCCACAACATCGGCCTCCTGGGTATCTCGTCTGCTGGTTCGCAGGCCATGAGTCAGGTCTCGTCAGCGAACAGCACGCAGAGCATGACCATGCGCCCATCGCCCCTGGCGTCGTACAATCAGGGCTATGACCAGCAGCACATGCAGATGACCTCATCAACACCTACGCTGGGCGGTGGCCCGTACATCCCAACGCACGAaacctcgccgtcgaccgTGACCGGCTCGAACGCGCCCAGTGAGGGCCCGTCGCCATCCGCTCTCCACTCGCACACCACGATGTTCGGCGGGCCTACGCTCATgccccctcccccactccCTCAGCGACAGACATACACGACGCTGCCGCAGTTTGAGTTGGAGGCGGTTCCCGACCTGCCCGAGCCCTCGGCATACACGCTCCCTTCCGAGGGCAATGACAGCCTTAGCGACTTTGACCTGGGCTTTGACTTCAGCTCTGACGACAAGGACCAGTTTTCATTCCTGGCCGACCTCTCTGGTGGTGACGACCCCATCAACGTTATCGTATAA
- the ddaH gene encoding uncharacterized protein (Amidinotransferase): protein MSNKTLLVRAPSSRMAEGQITHIAKPSSVSHEDALKQWAAYIDIYRSEGWTIVEVPVADDCPDSVFIEDTVVMFGNTAVIAAPGTPSRAPEPVEVEKAIRKALPHIKVHKIEGEGTLDGGDVLKVGKDVYVGLGGRTNGEGIRQLRRIVHAEGYTLHAVPVTKALHLKSAVTALPDGTVIGWMPIVDNAGIFPRFMPIPEEHGVAVVVLSDEHVLMSNDAPETTNLLQRMGYKVTTVGISEFEALEGCVTCLSVRVR, encoded by the exons ATGTCCAACAAGACGCTCCTAGTCCGCGCTCCATCCTCGCGAATGGCCGAGGGCCAAATCACGCACATTGCCAAGCCCTCTTCCGTCTCCCACGAAGACGCACTCAAGCAATGGGCAGCCTACATCGACATCTACCGTTCCGAGGGGTGGACGATTGTGGAAGTGCCCGTAGCAGACGACTGCCCAGACTCTGTGTTCATCGAGGACACCGTTGTCATGTTCGGTAACACGGCCGTCATTGCTGCTCCAGGGACGCCTAGCCGCGCCCCGGAGCCggttgaggtcgagaaggctATCCGGAAGGCGCTGCCGCATATCAAGGTCCACAAgatcgagggcgaggggacGCTGGACGGTGGAGACGTGCTCAAGGTCGGCAAGGATGTTTATGTCGGTTTGGGTGGGCGGACGAATGGAGAGGGGATTCGGCAGTTGCGGCGCATCGTGCATGCTGAGGGGTACACGCTGCATGCTGTGCCGGTTACCAAGGCGCTTCACCTGA AGTCGGCAGTCACGGCCCTCCCAGACGGCACCGTCATTGGGTGGATGCCCATTGTCGACAATGCCGGCATCTTCCCCCGCTTCATGCCCATCCCGGAGGAGCatggcgtcgccgtcgtcgtcctctccgACGAGCACGTCCTCATGTCCAACGACGCGCCCGAGACCACCAACCTTCTCCAGCGCATGGGATACAAGGTGACTACCGTCGGCATCTCCGAGTTCGAGGCACTCGAGGGGTGCGTCACTTGCCTGTCTGTGCGTGTGCGTTAG
- the ini1 gene encoding uncharacterized protein (PHF5-like protein) — MSKHHTDLLMCRRQPGVAIGRVCEKCDGKCPVCDSFVRPMTLVHICDQCAFGQGGTRCVVCGSHAVSDAYYCVECTRLEKDRDGCPRIVNLGASRVDAFYERKKLATQGGGFKQG, encoded by the exons ATG tccAAGCACCACACTG ATCTCCTCATGTGCCGCCGGCAACCTGGCGTCGCTATCGGGCGCGTCTGCGAGAAGTGCGATGGCAAGTG cccTGTGTGTGACTCGTTCGTGCGACCCATGACACTCGTGCACATCTGCGACCAGTGCGCGTTCGGGCAGGGCGGGACGCGGTGTGTCGTCTGTGGATCGCATG ctgTTTCGGACGCATACTATTGCGTAGAGTGCACGCGGCTCGAGAAGGACCGCGACGGGTGTCCGCGTATCGTGAAC TTGGGCGCATCACGAGTCGACGCGTTCTACGAACGCAAGAAACTCGCAACACAAGGCGGCGGGTTCAAACAAGGGTAG
- a CDS encoding uncharacterized protein (GMC oxidoreductase) — translation MKYAFTKDEERTLMAVFDTAIPAMSVEELLKIAPGLSGEVDADSVAAFAAEVPSQVPGLREELHTLLPAFLTPEKMAELKMVLGLMRGYFGSLALTGSLTPFESQPIAVREKQLLAWKISVIPTFRKIYDSLVKLGVALYVRNSVLVRKVMRYDPPPVPKAKEYYDYSFLSVSEAAAKKWDAIIVGSGSGGGVAAKAMAEAGMRILIIEKGPNIDLSKSYDEPYALAHMYERGILMATEDDSVALVAGAVLGGGSTVNWAASLQTPAAVREGWTKEFGLPYFTSPQFQADLDYVCDVMRNKILLEGARRLGYTRANVPQNNGGESHGCGHNCANGCVSGGKKGGVHKWLADAARAGASFLHADVRRIDFVNRVASGVTIREGESEVSITAPRIVVAGGSLNSPALLLRSRVRNPRIGASIFVHPTNYVYATFKEDMHPTEGVILTSVVSEFANLTPGGYGPRIETGLMQPVLSMCLLPWSGGEVHKGRLARHSHMVGLIVITRDKDCGRVKLDKHGDAAVHYSVSATDSNNIQTGTVGAAEILKAMGAEEIIVAARGVPSWKTGDDWDEWTTQVRTTRPAAYGSAHQMAANRMSSRPADGACDPNGALYGVSGVWVADASVLPTSSGVNPMITTMAVAQMVARGVVEGWQAGNVTSASTTAKL, via the exons atgAAGTACGCCTTCACaaaggacgaggagcggaCCCTCATGGCCGTGTTTGACACGGCCATCCCCGCCATGTCGGTCGAGGAGCTACTCAAGATCGCCCCCGGTCTTtcgggcgaggtcgacgctGACTCTGTGGCTGCCTTCGCTGCCGAGGTCCCGAGCCAGGTCCCCGGTCTGAGGGAGGAGCTGCACACCCTCCTTCCAGCTTTCCTGACGCCCGAGAagatggccgagctcaagatGGTCCTTGGTCTGATGAG ggGTTACTTTGGCTCACTCGCTCTCACCGGCTCGCTCACGCCGTTCGAGTCGCAGCCCATCGCTGTGCGCGAGAAGCAGCTGCTCGCATGGAAGATCAGTGTCATCCCAACCTTCCGCAAGATCTACGACTCtctcgtcaagctcggcgtcgcgctctATGTTCGTAACTCAGTTCTCGTGCGCAAGGTCATGCGTTATGACCCGCCGCCTGtgcccaaggccaaggaaTACTACGACTACTCGTTCCTCTCTGTCTCGGAGGCCGCTGCGAAAAAGTGGGACGCGATCATCGTTGGTagcgggagcggcggcggtgtgGCCGCAAAGGCCATGGCTGAGGCCGGCATGCGTATTTTGATTATCGAGAAGGGACCCAACATCGACCTCTCGAAGAGCTACGACGAGCCATACGCCCTCGCGCACATGTACGAACGTGGTATACTCATGgccaccgaggacgactcgGTCGCCCTCGTTGCAGGTGCGGTGCTCGGCGGAGGAAGTACGGTTAACTGGGCTGCGAGTCTGCAGACCCCCGCGGCAGTCCGTGAGGGCTGGACCAAGGAGTTTGGCCTGCCGTACTTTACCAGCCCGCAATTCCAGGCCGACCTGGACTATGTGTGCGACGTGATGCGC AACAAGATACTTCTCGAgggcgcgaggcggctCGGGTACACGCGCGCCAACGTGCCGCAGAACAATGGCGGCGAATCGCACGGATGCGGTCACAACTGCGCGAACGGTTGTGTGTCCggcggcaagaagggcggCGTGCACAAGTGGCTGGCTGATGCCGcacgcgccggcgcgagTTTCCtccacgccgacgtgcGCCGGATCGACTTTGTCAaccgcgtcgcgtcggGGGTTACTATCCGCGAGGGAGAGAGCGAGGTGAGCATCACAGCCCCccgcatcgtcgtcgccggTGGGAGCCTCAACTCGCCCGCTCTGCTTCTTCGTTCGCGTGTCCGCAACCCCCGCATCGGGGCGAGCATTTTTGTCCACCCGACCAACTACGTCTACGCCACGTTCAAGGAGGACATGCACCCGACGGAGGGGGTGATTCTGACCTCTGTCGTGAGCGAGTTCGCCAACCTCACCCCTGGAGGTTATGGACCGCGCATCGAGACAGGCCTCATGCAGCCCGTCCTCAGCATGTGTCTCCTCCCCTGGAGCGGGGGAGAGGTGCACAAGGGTCGCCTTGCCCGTCACTCGCACATGGTCGGCCTGATCGTCATTACGCGCGACAAGGACTGCGGCCgtgtcaagctcgacaagcacggcgacgcggccgtGCACTACTCGGTCTCCGCCACTGACTCTAACAACATCCAGACGGGCACGGTTGGTGCTGCCGAGATCCTCAAGGCCATGGGTGCCGAAGAGATTATCGTCGCGGCCAGGGGTGTGCCCTCGTGGAAGACTGGGGACGACTGGGACGAATGGACGACGCAGGTGCGCACGACGCGTCCGGCCGCATACGGAAGCGCGCACCAGATGGCTGCGAACCGCATGTCGAGCCGCCCGGCCGACGGGGCTTGCGACCCCAACGGCGCCCTGTATGGCGTGTCGGGAGTTTGGGTTGCCGACGCGAGTGTGCTCCCCACCTCGTCGGGTGTTAACCCCATGATCACGACTATGGCTGTTGCGCAGATGGTTGCGCGCGGCGTGGTCGAGGGATGGCAGGCAGGCAACGTTACTTCTGCTTCGACCACGGCCAAGCTCTAG
- a CDS encoding uncharacterized protein (Major Facilitator Superfamily), whose translation MFGLMTANGQLQAHYLVNQLSDHSKSDIAWFGSIQTLIEFSFAIFTGRYFDIHGAKLLVSSATVLAFVSVIGLAFAHEYYQFLLSFILFGFAASLIYAPSAAVASHWFDKRRGLAIGCIVAGSGLGGVLYPIILEQLFRQIGYRNTMLFVGGLNFCLMAPGIWWMKTRLPPRAPPKWSAMKAPWKDIRYVVHVIGAALFGMNVLSPYFTAIYYMDSNNVPKYISEYAVAIALSGSLVGRCILGWMADIVGVWKVFGAVGPVSGIILFALWLPIVGTAPAIVGLITYGMISGSWFALLPAATATISPVHEAGMRFGMLVSALAVPSLVGPVITSALIEKGNNTFKWAAVWVGLCSMLAGAVVNSVPLMTWWRKRMADKESETDTELGTVPSTVEKSRDVTKERAGEQQ comes from the exons ATGTTTGGTCTCA TGACGGCAAACGGCCAATTGCAAGCACACTACCTGGTTAACCAGTTGAGCGACCACTCGAAATCGGACATTGCGTGGTTCGGCTCTATCCAGACCCTCATCGAGTTTAGTTTCGCCATCTTCACAGGCCGATACTTTGACATCCACGGGGCCAAGTTGCTGGTCAGTTCTGCGACCGTGCTGGCTTTCGTGAGCGTCATCGGATTGGCCTTTGCCCACGAATACTACCAGTTTCTATTGAGCTTTATTCTGTTCGGTTTCGCCGCCAGTCTTATTTACGCGCCGTCGGCCGCCGTCGCAAGCCACTGGTTCGATAAGAGGCGCGGCCTCGCGATCGGTTGTATCGTCGCTGggtcggggttgggcggcGTGCTCTACCCTATCATCCTCGAGCAGTTATTTCGCCAGATCGGATACCGGAACACGATGCTCTTTGTCGGCGGTCTCAACTTTTGTCTTATGGCCCCAGGGATATGGTGGATGAAGACCAGGTTGCCTCCCCGAGCCCCGCCAAAGTGGAGCGCAATGAAGGCGCCATGGAAAGATATCAGGTATGTCGTGCACGTGATTGGTGCAGCACTGTTCGGGATGAACGTCCTCTCGCCGTACTTTACTGCCATTTATTACATGGACAGCAACAACGTGCCAAAGTACATCTCCGAGTATGCCGTTGCGATAGCGCTTTCGGGTAGCTTGGTCGGCCGCTGTATCCTGGGATGGATGGCCGACATTGTTGGGGTGTGGAAAGTCTTTGGAGCGGTTGGACCTGTTTCCGGCATCATCCTCTTTGCACTCTGGCTCCCGATCGTCGGTACCGCCCCGGCCATTGTCGGATTGATCACGTACGGTATGATCTCCGGCTCGTGGttcgccctcctccccgccgcgACCGCTACCATCTCGCCCGTCCACGAGGCTGGTATGCGTTTCGGCATGCTCGTCTCCGCGCTTGCGGTGCCATCCCTCGTCGGGCCAGTCATCACGTCCGCCCTCATCGAAAAGGGCAACAACACGTTCAAGTGGGCGGCCGTGTGGGTCGGCCTATGCTCCATGCTGGCTGGGGCAGTTGTCAACTCGGTCCCACTCATGACGTGGTGGCGGAAGCGAATGGCGGACAAGGAGTCGGAGACGGACACTGAGTTGGGCACAGTGCCCAGCACTGTCGAGAAGTCGCGTGACGTCACGAAAGAGAGGGCGGGCGAGCAACAGTGA